The window CATCAATGCTTGCCGCAAATCTTCAAAATTGATTATTGGCCGAGTGCAGGGTAAAGCTGTAGGCGGTGGAGTTGGTTTGGCTTCTGCCTGTGATTATTGTTTTGCCACCCAATACGCCTCCGTAAAATTGAGCGAATTGGCCATTGGTATTGGTCCTTTTGTAGTGGGGCCAGCGGTAGAGCGCAAAGTGGGTCTATCGGCCTTTTCGCAAATGGCCATCAATGCCACACAATGGTATTCAGCAGAATGGGCCAGAGAAAAAGGACTTTTTACCGAAGTATTTGAGAGCGCGGAATTGATGGATGAGGCTATCTTGAAATTGAGCTTCAACTTGTCAAATTCTAGTCCTGAGGCCATGCAAGAGCTCAAAGGAATTTGCTGGAAAGGCACCGAAAACTGGGATGAGCTTTTGGCAGAACGA is drawn from Saprospira sp. CCB-QB6 and contains these coding sequences:
- a CDS encoding enoyl-CoA hydratase/isomerase family protein, which codes for MEDKTQLGKVELTVEKGVAKISFYHPAHNSLPGKLLAKLANTITEVSAMEAVKVIVLQSEGNRTFCAGASFDELISIKDLETGKAFFMGFANVINACRKSSKLIIGRVQGKAVGGGVGLASACDYCFATQYASVKLSELAIGIGPFVVGPAVERKVGLSAFSQMAINATQWYSAEWAREKGLFTEVFESAELMDEAILKLSFNLSNSSPEAMQELKGICWKGTENWDELLAERAAISGRLVLSDFTVNAINDFKAKA